Genomic segment of Aliiroseovarius sp. M344:
CCGTAGGGACGGTCCCAAATCAGGGCGAGGCTGATGTTGTCATTCAGCTGGGCTTTGTACCCCAATGAAAACATCGAGAAATCGACAGCCGATTGGCTGATTGGGAAAACGCCAAGCGCTGAACCTTCGATATTGGGGCTAACATTGGCGTATGAAAACGACAGATAGTTGCCTTCTTCAAAAAGGATCGAGATGTCCTGATCAGACCTGTCGATCCCCGCCTGCGCGGTGGTTGCTGCAGCGGTTAAAAGCGCAGCTGTTGTGAGTGTAAGTTTGTTCATCGTTCCTCCCGTGAACCACTAACTGTCCGAAATGCATGGTTACATTAAGCCAAGGCTATTTGTCGCACTTGATATTGGTCAATCGTTACCTTGGGTCAGATATCACAGCGCTGTTTATAACCGGTTAAACGATGTGGAAAGGACACGCTTTTGAGTGGAAAAGCTCACGCGAGGGCAACTTAACGCAAAGCGATAATTCATTCTCATATCGGCTTTGACGCTGTCTCTGCGCGGATATTGACCAGGTTCGCCGCGATGATCAGGCCGGCACCCATGACCAAAGCCCAACCAACGGGTTCGTCATAGAACATGGCTCCGATCAGCGCGATCAATGGCAGGCGCGTGAAGTCGATGGGGATCACGACCGAGGCGGGGGCAAGGGAGAGCGCTGTGGTCAGACAGGCATGGGCCAGCAAACCGGCACAGCCGATCAGCACCAGCCATGGCGCCGTTGTCCAGTTGGGCAGTGCAACGTCACCATCATACCCTGCCGTTATCAAACCTAGAACGATCTGAGTCGCGGTGAGCCAGATCAGAATGGCCAGTGTCGTTTCGGTCCGGGTCAGTTTGCGTGTGAACATGGCGGTAAACGCAAAACAGATCGCGGACAGCGCAGCTGCAACAATCCCGCGGGACAGACCCGTTCCCGATCCGGGTTGTGCAATGATCAAGATACCCACAAAGCCCACCACGGCACAGACCGCACGTGTCGCGGTCAGACGTTCGCCCAGCACCATTGGGGCCAACGCCGCGACCCAGAGCGGCGAGGTGAATTCCAAAGCGAAGACCTGCGCAAGTGGGATCACGGTCAGTGCGAAGAACCACAGGTTTTGCCCCGCGAAATGCGCAATGTTGCGCACCAGATGCAGGCGCGCGTTGGCTGTGCGAATGTCACCTTGGCGACCGCGCACCAAAAGAACTGTCAGAACAATCACAAAGCCCACACAAGATCGGTAGAGCATCAGCTCGAACGTATCGAGGTCATGGCTGACCGCACGCCCCGCGATGGCCATTGCAGAGAACGAGGCAATCGCGCCGGTCATCCATATTGCGGCCCGCAGTGTCGGTGTCACGCGGGACCCTCTTCAATGGTGTAATGGCGCGTAATACCATTTGTGACGTCGGCCCAAGGGCTGGACTGCGTGCGGGCTTGGTGAGCGTCAAAAGCCGCTTGGTCGACAAACAGTTCGGCGACGTGAAACCGTCCGGTTACATCTGGATCGGGTGTCACTTGAAACGAAAGGCAGCCCGGCTCTTGTCGGGTCAACGCGATGTGCTCTGCCAAGGCGGAACCGATCGCCTCAAGCCGATCTTCTGGAACGTCGATATAACCTGTCAGGCGGATTTTAGACATAGTGGCACAGTAGCAGAGGTATTTGGATTAGAAAGGAAAATTCCTCAGGCGGGATAGGGCTGGGTGCGACGAATAAAAAGGATGTTTTCATACGGCGTTTCGCGATCAAACCTCAGTTTGCTTGCATCCTTGTCCAAGGCATGAACCGTATAGTGAGCGTGCATCTCATCCAGAACTTGATGAAGCATCTCACGCGTTTTGGGGCTCGCATCAATTCGGTATTCCATCAAGACAGGCGCGGTGTTGCGCGACAGGAAATCACGCCCACTGCGCAAAACATCCAACTCAGCCCCTTCGACATCGATTTTGATCAAGCCGAGTCTGTCTGAATACGGCGCGGTCCTGATGTATTGATCCAGCGTCTTGCACGGCGTCAGCTCATACCGCTGTTCCCCGATCGAGGCGGACCAGTCATCCAGCAGCGAATTGGCGCCACGATTGCCGTCGCTCAGGTGCAACTTCAAAAACCCACCTTTGCCCGGATCAGAACTGAGGGCGATGACATCGACATGGGCCTTCACATTGTTCAGGGTGATGTTTTTCAGAAGCTGCGCGGCCGTCTCTTTGGACGCCTCAATCGCCGCCAGCTCACAGCCAAGTTCGCGGCAGATCGGTATGCTGGCCGTCCCGATATTGGCCCCTATATCCAGAATGACGTCGCTGCTGGTCAGACCGATCTTCTTGGCCATCCTGTAAACGGTCATCTCAAAGGGCTCATGACGCACAAAACTTTGGAAGCCGATGTGATCGTTGACATCGACAAGCAATCGGGTGCCACGCCAGGTCAGGTGCGCAAATTTTGGGCGATGGTGGAACGGTCTGACTTTTCTTATGTAATTCGGGTCAAAAAACCGCGTGGCACATCGAACCACAGGGATGTGACGGCCATTTTGCAGCACGAGAAGAATGGGCACATACCGTAAACGAGATGTGAAGAGGGTGATGATCTTCACGAAAAGAAGTTTCATTGCACTGGATCCCGCGACGGCCATGGTCACCAGGCAGTAGACATCCTTTAGGTGATAATGACAAGCGCGTCACACCTTTAAGTGGTGTCTCGCTATGTCAGTGCAGGTAATGAAGGTGAGCAGACACGCGCGGTGCGGTCACTCCCACTCAATCGTGCCCGGCGGTTTCGAGGTGACATCATAAGTGACGCGATTGATACCCTTGACCTCGTTGATGATCCGCGTCGCTGTTTCACCCAAAAACTCATGACTGAACGGATAGTAGTCAGCTGTCATCCCATCCACGCTGGTCACCGCTCGCAGCGCACAGGCGTAATCATAAGTGCGCCCGTCACCCATCACGCCGACAGTGCGCACGGGCAGAATGGCCACGAAGGCCTGCCAGATCTCGTCATAGAGCCCGTGTTTGCGAATCTGGTCGATATAGACCGCGTCCGCTTCGCGCAGGATATCGAGCTTTGCGCGCGTAATCTCTCCGGGGCAGCGGATGGCAAGACCCGGTCCGGGGAAGGGGTGGCGGCCGATAAAGCTTTGCGGCAGACCAAGTTCACGACCCAAGGCGCGCACTTCGTCTTTGAACAACTCGCGCAGAGGCTCGACCAGCTTTAGCCCCATCTTCTCAGGCAGACCGCCCACATTATGATGCGACTTGATCGTCACCGATGGACCGCCGGAAAAGCTTACGCTTTCGATTACGTCTGGGTAAAGCGTGCCTTGGGCCAAAAATTCGGCACCTTCAATCTGGTCGGCATGTTTTTGAAATACATCAATAAACAGCTTTCCGATGATCTTGCGTTTGGTTTCCGGATCAGACTGGCCATCCAACTCGCCCAGAAACAATTCCTGTTCGTCCGCATGGATCAACTGCATGTTATAATGGTCGCGGAACATGGTCACGACCTCTTCCGCTTCGCCTTTGCGCAGCAAGCCGTGATCCACAAACACGCAGGTCAACTGGTCGCCGATGGCTTCGTGAATCAGCACCGCCGCGACCGAGCTGTCGACGCCGCCAGACAAACCACAGATGACCTTTTTGTCGCCGACTTGTTCGCGAATGACACGAATGGCCTCGTCGCGATAGGCATTCATCGTCCAATCACCTTTGAACCCGGCCAACTTCACGAAGTTTTCGTAAAGCTTTGCGCCTTTTGGCGTGTGGTGAACTTCCGGGTGGAACTGCACCGCATAGAAGTGGCGTGATGGGTCGGCGGTGATCGCGAAGGGCGCGTTGGGCGAGGTTCCGTAAACCTGAAAACCCGGTGCAATTTCAGAGACATGGTCGCCATGGCTCATCCAAACCTGCTCGACGCCGTGTTCAAACCACCCGTCCAGAAGAGCAAGCTTGGTCTCGGGCGTGACATAGGCGCGTCCGAACTCGGCGGTGCCGTGGCCGCTTTCCACTTTACCACCCAGCTGCGTCATCATGGTTTGCTGACCATAGCAGATGCCCAGAATCGGCACGCCATAGTCGAAAATTTCTTGCGGCGCCCGCGGGCTGCCTTCGCGGGTGACGCTGTCAGGACCGCCGGACAGAATGATGGCTTTCGGGGCCATATCGCGCACGAAATCCATCGTGACGTTC
This window contains:
- a CDS encoding putative quinol monooxygenase, yielding MSKIRLTGYIDVPEDRLEAIGSALAEHIALTRQEPGCLSFQVTPDPDVTGRFHVAELFVDQAAFDAHQARTQSSPWADVTNGITRHYTIEEGPA
- a CDS encoding DMT family transporter, with the protein product MTPTLRAAIWMTGAIASFSAMAIAGRAVSHDLDTFELMLYRSCVGFVIVLTVLLVRGRQGDIRTANARLHLVRNIAHFAGQNLWFFALTVIPLAQVFALEFTSPLWVAALAPMVLGERLTATRAVCAVVGFVGILIIAQPGSGTGLSRGIVAAALSAICFAFTAMFTRKLTRTETTLAILIWLTATQIVLGLITAGYDGDVALPNWTTAPWLVLIGCAGLLAHACLTTALSLAPASVVIPIDFTRLPLIALIGAMFYDEPVGWALVMGAGLIIAANLVNIRAETASKPI
- a CDS encoding FkbM family methyltransferase, with translation MAKKIGLTSSDVILDIGANIGTASIPICRELGCELAAIEASKETAAQLLKNITLNNVKAHVDVIALSSDPGKGGFLKLHLSDGNRGANSLLDDWSASIGEQRYELTPCKTLDQYIRTAPYSDRLGLIKIDVEGAELDVLRSGRDFLSRNTAPVLMEYRIDASPKTREMLHQVLDEMHAHYTVHALDKDASKLRFDRETPYENILFIRRTQPYPA
- the guaA gene encoding glutamine-hydrolyzing GMP synthase — translated: MTDQSHDRLLIIDFGSQVTQLIARRLRELNVYCEIHPYQNVTMDFVRDMAPKAIILSGGPDSVTREGSPRAPQEIFDYGVPILGICYGQQTMMTQLGGKVESGHGTAEFGRAYVTPETKLALLDGWFEHGVEQVWMSHGDHVSEIAPGFQVYGTSPNAPFAITADPSRHFYAVQFHPEVHHTPKGAKLYENFVKLAGFKGDWTMNAYRDEAIRVIREQVGDKKVICGLSGGVDSSVAAVLIHEAIGDQLTCVFVDHGLLRKGEAEEVVTMFRDHYNMQLIHADEQELFLGELDGQSDPETKRKIIGKLFIDVFQKHADQIEGAEFLAQGTLYPDVIESVSFSGGPSVTIKSHHNVGGLPEKMGLKLVEPLRELFKDEVRALGRELGLPQSFIGRHPFPGPGLAIRCPGEITRAKLDILREADAVYIDQIRKHGLYDEIWQAFVAILPVRTVGVMGDGRTYDYACALRAVTSVDGMTADYYPFSHEFLGETATRIINEVKGINRVTYDVTSKPPGTIEWE